Proteins from a single region of Stutzerimonas stutzeri:
- the murC gene encoding UDP-N-acetylmuramate--L-alanine ligase translates to MAKSPAAVKAEVRRMRRIRRIHFVGIGGVGMCGIAEVLLNLGYEVSGSDLKESASTDRLQSFGAQIFIGHQAGNVAGADVLVVSSAVNSANPEVALALEQRIPVVPRAEMLAELMRYRHGIAVAGTHGKTTTTSLLASVFAAGGLDPTFVIGGRLTAAGTNAQLGSSRYLIAEADESDASFLHLQPMVAVVTNIDADHMSTYGGDFGKLKKTFVEFLHNLPFYGLAVLCVDDPFVREIIPQIGRPTTTYGFSEDADVRAINIRQEGMRTYFTVLRDGCEPLDVSVNMPGNHNVLNALATIAIATDEGIDDDAIVQGLAEFAGVGRRFQVYGDLPVENGSVMLVDDYGHHPREVAAVIKAVRGGWPERRLVMVYQPHRFSRTRDLYDDFVQVLGESNVLLLMEVYPAGEDPIPGADSRQLCHSIRQRGQLDPIYVERGVDLAPLVKPLLRAGDILLCQGAGDIGGLAPQLLRSPLFGGDGSARKSQ, encoded by the coding sequence GTGGCTAAATCTCCCGCCGCGGTAAAAGCGGAAGTACGGCGCATGCGCCGCATCCGTCGTATTCACTTCGTAGGTATCGGCGGAGTTGGGATGTGCGGTATCGCCGAGGTGCTGCTCAACCTCGGCTACGAAGTTTCCGGATCCGATCTCAAGGAGTCTGCCAGCACCGATCGCCTGCAGAGCTTCGGGGCGCAGATATTCATCGGCCACCAGGCCGGCAATGTCGCAGGTGCCGACGTGCTAGTGGTGTCCAGCGCGGTGAATTCGGCCAATCCAGAAGTTGCGCTGGCGCTCGAACAGCGTATTCCGGTTGTGCCGCGTGCCGAGATGCTCGCTGAGCTGATGCGTTATCGGCACGGCATTGCGGTCGCCGGGACCCATGGCAAGACCACCACCACCAGCCTGTTGGCCTCGGTGTTTGCTGCTGGCGGGCTCGATCCGACCTTCGTCATCGGCGGCCGACTGACTGCGGCCGGCACCAACGCGCAGCTGGGTAGCAGCCGTTACCTGATCGCCGAGGCGGATGAGAGCGATGCCAGCTTCCTCCACTTGCAGCCTATGGTGGCGGTGGTGACCAACATCGACGCCGACCACATGAGCACCTACGGCGGCGACTTCGGCAAGCTGAAGAAGACCTTTGTCGAGTTCCTGCACAACCTGCCGTTCTACGGTCTGGCTGTGCTCTGCGTCGATGATCCGTTCGTGCGCGAGATCATCCCGCAGATCGGCCGCCCAACTACCACCTACGGTTTCAGCGAAGACGCCGATGTGCGCGCGATCAATATTCGCCAGGAAGGCATGCGCACCTACTTCACCGTGCTGCGCGATGGCTGCGAACCGCTGGATGTATCGGTGAACATGCCCGGCAACCACAACGTGCTCAACGCTCTGGCGACCATCGCGATCGCGACTGATGAAGGTATTGATGACGACGCCATCGTTCAGGGCCTCGCGGAGTTTGCTGGCGTCGGCCGCCGCTTCCAGGTTTATGGCGATCTGCCGGTCGAGAATGGCAGCGTGATGCTGGTAGACGATTATGGTCACCACCCGCGCGAAGTTGCCGCTGTGATCAAGGCCGTACGCGGCGGTTGGCCGGAACGGCGCCTGGTGATGGTCTATCAGCCACACCGCTTCAGTCGTACCCGCGACCTTTATGACGACTTCGTACAGGTGCTGGGCGAATCCAACGTGCTGCTGTTGATGGAGGTCTATCCGGCCGGCGAAGACCCGATCCCCGGCGCCGATAGCCGTCAGCTGTGCCACAGCATCCGCCAGCGCGGACAGCTGGATCCGATCTATGTCGAGCGTGGCGTCGACCTGGCGCCGCTGGTCAAGCCGCTGCTGCGCGCTGGTGACATCCTGCTCTGCCAAGGAGCTGGCGATATCGGCGGACTGGCGCCGCAACTGCTGAGAAGCCCGCTGTTCGGTGGCGATGGCTCCGCGAGGAAATCCCAATGA
- the murG gene encoding undecaprenyldiphospho-muramoylpentapeptide beta-N-acetylglucosaminyltransferase — protein sequence MAANVLIMAGGTGGHVFPALACAREFQARGYVVHWLGTPRGIENELVPAAGLPLHLIQVSGLRGKGIASLIKAPLQLIRSLFQARRIVRQLQPVCVLGLGGYVTGPGGLAAKLAGVPLVIHEQNAVAGTANRSLAPLSSRVCEAFPDTFKANTKRRTTGNPVREELFLETPRDTLVGRRPRLLVLGGSLGAEPLNKLLPVALAQLPLELRPEVFHQAGKQHADLTTQRYAEAAVEAEVAPFIKDMARAYAWADLVICRAGALTVCELAAAGLPSFLVPLPHAIDDHQTRNAEYLAKEGAAVLLPQAKTDAAALAAQLTEVMMQPEKLKAMGATARRLARPDATRSVVDICLEVARG from the coding sequence ATGGCCGCTAATGTGCTGATCATGGCTGGCGGTACTGGTGGCCACGTCTTCCCCGCGCTGGCTTGTGCCCGTGAATTTCAGGCGCGTGGCTATGTCGTGCACTGGCTAGGTACACCGCGCGGTATCGAGAATGAACTGGTGCCGGCAGCCGGTCTGCCGCTGCATTTGATTCAGGTCAGTGGGTTGCGCGGTAAGGGCATCGCATCGCTGATCAAGGCGCCGCTGCAGCTGATTCGGTCACTGTTCCAGGCGCGCCGCATCGTTCGCCAACTACAGCCGGTGTGCGTGCTGGGTTTGGGTGGCTATGTCACTGGGCCGGGTGGACTGGCTGCTAAGTTGGCCGGTGTGCCCCTGGTTATCCACGAGCAGAACGCTGTGGCTGGTACCGCCAACCGTAGCCTCGCGCCACTCTCAAGCCGCGTTTGCGAAGCCTTCCCGGATACGTTCAAGGCCAACACAAAGCGTCGTACCACGGGTAATCCCGTACGTGAAGAGCTGTTTCTGGAAACCCCGCGTGACACCCTGGTCGGTCGCCGACCACGGCTGTTGGTGTTGGGTGGCAGCCTCGGTGCCGAGCCTTTGAACAAGCTGTTGCCTGTGGCTTTGGCGCAGCTGCCGCTGGAATTGCGCCCAGAAGTGTTCCATCAGGCGGGCAAGCAGCACGCCGACCTGACTACGCAGCGCTACGCAGAAGCAGCCGTCGAGGCCGAGGTCGCACCTTTCATCAAGGACATGGCGCGGGCATACGCCTGGGCCGATCTGGTCATCTGTCGTGCAGGCGCGCTCACCGTTTGCGAGCTGGCCGCCGCCGGGCTGCCGTCCTTTCTGGTGCCGCTGCCCCACGCGATAGACGACCACCAGACGCGCAACGCCGAATATCTGGCGAAAGAGGGCGCTGCCGTCCTTCTGCCGCAAGCCAAGACTGATGCGGCCGCGCTTGCCGCTCAGCTGACCGAGGTAATGATGCAGCCGGAAAAACTCAAGGCCATGGGCGCCACCGCGCGCCGCCTGGCCCGGCCCGACGCCACCCGCAGCGTGGTCGATATCTGTCTGGAGGTGGCCCGTGGCTAA